One segment of Anatilimnocola aggregata DNA contains the following:
- the istB gene encoding IS21-like element helper ATPase IstB — MKSLETKSTVLLKHHLKALRLPSFLEGCEKTAQRCATENVDHLGFLLQLCELELLNREKRASERRLKSARFPNLKSPGDFDFAAQPSLNRVLVAELLRCEFVERRESVIFLGHPGTGKTHLAIALGIAACQRGKRVRFCRVTELITQLMEAREERTLLRMKSSLAKFDLLILDELGYVPASKLGAELLFEVISSAYERQSLIVTTNLPFEQWTEVLGSERLTGAVLDRLTHRCHILESTGESYRLQDARRRRKGSRPKPATSSLSPADETAES, encoded by the coding sequence ATGAAATCTCTCGAAACCAAAAGCACGGTGCTGCTCAAGCATCACTTGAAGGCCCTACGGTTGCCGTCGTTCCTGGAGGGCTGCGAGAAAACGGCCCAGCGGTGTGCGACGGAGAACGTCGATCATCTGGGCTTTCTGCTGCAACTGTGTGAGCTGGAGTTACTCAACCGTGAGAAGCGTGCCAGCGAGCGGCGGCTCAAGTCAGCGCGCTTTCCCAACCTGAAATCGCCTGGTGATTTCGACTTCGCCGCCCAGCCCTCGCTCAATCGCGTGCTGGTGGCAGAACTACTGCGGTGCGAGTTCGTGGAACGCCGCGAGTCGGTGATCTTTCTCGGGCATCCGGGCACGGGGAAGACGCACCTGGCCATCGCGCTTGGCATTGCCGCCTGTCAGCGGGGTAAACGGGTCCGCTTCTGCCGCGTGACGGAACTGATCACGCAACTTATGGAAGCCCGAGAAGAACGGACGCTGCTGCGGATGAAGTCGTCACTAGCCAAGTTCGATCTGCTGATCCTCGATGAGCTGGGTTACGTCCCCGCCAGTAAGCTGGGCGCGGAGTTGCTCTTCGAGGTCATCAGTAGCGCTTACGAACGCCAATCGTTGATCGTGACCACCAATCTGCCGTTCGAGCAATGGACCGAAGTCCTGGGCAGCGAGCGCCTGACCGGCGCCGTGCTCGATCGGCTGACACACCGCTGCCACATCCTCGAATCGACCGGCGAAAGTTATCGCTTGCAAGACGCGCGGCGCCGCCGCAAAGGATCGCGCCCGAAACCGGCGACCTCATCCTTGTCACCCGCCGATGAAACGGCAGAATCCTAG
- the istA gene encoding IS21 family transposase — protein MLRDMHNWTEIRRLVLTEKKSKRAVCREFSLHWQTLEKILQHPEPPGYRQRLPRERPKLDPFLPIIHEILEQDKTAPRKQRHTTKRIFDRLRAEHGYTGGITVVGEVVREWRTTTAEVFLPLSHQPGEAQFDFGEAEVVLQGMPTKVAYCVMSLPYSDAFFVQVFPRECTETFQAGHQRAFEFFGGVPRRISYDNSRIAVARFVGKRGDTPTREFLRLQSHYLFEHHFCLVRRPMEKGHTENLIGFARRNFLVPVPRTGSLEVLNAELERQCCEDLERQLRGQPANKATLLAEEQAALLPLPKSGFEARRVEPAQANSLSLVRFDGNDYSVPTQYAHQKVTAIGGLEEVRLVVNDKLVAQHPRDWSKEQVHYNPLHYLALLERKPGGLDFAKPLENWGLPDCFDLLRRRLEADGGAHGRREFIKTLRLLETISLAALTAAIERALEIDVLAVDAIRLLVQQGLEEPTRWFRLDNHPHLQSHSIPPPNLLSYRELTCALTTGGVL, from the coding sequence ATGCTGCGAGATATGCATAACTGGACCGAAATCCGTCGTCTTGTCCTGACCGAGAAGAAATCCAAACGAGCGGTTTGCAGGGAATTTTCCCTTCACTGGCAGACCCTCGAAAAGATCCTGCAGCACCCTGAGCCGCCCGGTTATCGACAACGTCTGCCCCGGGAGCGGCCCAAACTCGATCCGTTCCTGCCGATCATCCACGAGATCCTGGAGCAGGACAAAACGGCGCCCCGCAAGCAGCGCCACACCACTAAACGGATCTTCGACCGCCTGCGTGCCGAGCATGGCTACACCGGCGGGATCACGGTGGTCGGCGAGGTCGTGCGGGAGTGGCGAACGACCACGGCGGAGGTGTTCTTACCCTTGTCGCATCAACCGGGCGAAGCCCAGTTCGACTTCGGCGAAGCGGAGGTGGTGCTGCAAGGCATGCCGACGAAAGTCGCGTACTGCGTCATGTCGTTGCCGTACAGCGACGCGTTCTTCGTGCAGGTCTTTCCTCGCGAATGCACCGAGACGTTTCAAGCGGGCCATCAGCGGGCCTTTGAGTTCTTCGGCGGCGTGCCCCGCCGGATCAGCTACGACAACAGCCGGATTGCTGTGGCCCGGTTCGTGGGGAAACGGGGTGACACGCCGACGCGTGAGTTCCTACGGCTGCAGAGTCATTATCTGTTTGAGCATCACTTCTGCCTGGTGCGACGGCCGATGGAGAAGGGGCATACGGAGAACCTCATCGGTTTCGCGCGGCGGAACTTCCTGGTGCCGGTACCACGGACCGGCAGCCTGGAAGTGCTGAATGCCGAACTCGAGCGGCAGTGCTGTGAAGATCTGGAACGCCAGTTACGCGGACAACCGGCGAACAAAGCCACGTTGTTGGCAGAGGAGCAGGCTGCGTTGTTGCCGCTGCCGAAGTCGGGCTTTGAAGCGCGGCGAGTCGAACCGGCCCAGGCCAACTCTCTTTCCTTGGTTCGCTTCGACGGCAACGATTACTCGGTGCCGACGCAGTATGCTCATCAGAAAGTGACCGCAATTGGCGGCCTGGAGGAAGTTCGGCTGGTCGTTAACGACAAGTTGGTTGCCCAGCATCCACGCGACTGGTCGAAGGAGCAGGTCCATTACAACCCGCTGCATTACCTGGCACTCTTGGAGCGGAAGCCAGGGGGCTTGGACTTCGCGAAACCCCTGGAAAACTGGGGCTTGCCGGACTGTTTCGATCTCCTCCGGCGGCGTCTGGAAGCAGATGGCGGCGCACACGGCCGCCGGGAGTTCATCAAAACCTTGCGGCTGCTGGAGACTATCTCGCTGGCTGCATTAACTGCGGCGATTGAGCGGGCACTGGAGATCGACGTTCTGGCCGTCGATGCGATTCGGCTGCTCGTGCAGCAGGGACTGGAAGAGCCGACGCGGTGGTTTCGGCTGGACAATCATCCGCATCTGCAGTCGCACTCGATCCCTCCTCCCAATCTCCTGTCTTACCGTGAACTGACCTGCGCGCTGACGACGGGAGGTGTGTTATGA
- a CDS encoding DUF1214 domain-containing protein: MRRWEASNLPYGFSRAGLALHFSTDHRLRRALHYSTVVYIVPEKYFDQLGAVLDSVPPLPGEEALYGQFRVLLDSAEKDPAIKKALVDVAVETERGVLEPFFEWNRNGRPAGNGWHRSTNNARFGFDYFNRTGTAKSNMFDNKPEETQYLYTDNDSAGGSLDGNQSYEVTFAAGQEPPVSGFWSLTLYNEQHFFHPNDLKRYSLGTKNKNLKRNSDGSLTLYVNKASPGKDKESNWLPAPGGHFSLYIRAYWGQKGILDGSWKPPVIRKVK; the protein is encoded by the coding sequence TTGAGACGCTGGGAAGCCTCAAATCTGCCTTACGGATTCTCACGAGCAGGGCTAGCGCTGCACTTTTCGACCGACCATCGGCTCCGCCGCGCGCTGCACTATTCGACCGTCGTTTACATCGTCCCGGAGAAATACTTCGATCAACTGGGCGCCGTGCTTGATTCTGTGCCGCCACTTCCCGGGGAAGAGGCGCTCTACGGCCAGTTTCGCGTGCTGCTCGATTCCGCGGAGAAAGATCCGGCGATCAAGAAGGCGCTGGTCGATGTTGCAGTCGAAACCGAGCGCGGAGTACTCGAACCCTTCTTCGAATGGAACCGAAATGGCCGCCCTGCGGGCAACGGCTGGCATCGCTCGACCAACAACGCGCGGTTTGGCTTCGATTATTTCAATCGCACGGGAACCGCCAAGTCGAACATGTTCGACAACAAACCGGAAGAGACACAGTATCTGTACACCGACAACGACTCGGCCGGTGGATCACTCGATGGCAACCAGAGCTACGAAGTTACTTTTGCCGCCGGGCAGGAACCACCGGTGAGTGGGTTCTGGTCGCTGACACTCTATAATGAGCAGCACTTCTTCCATCCCAACGACTTGAAGCGCTACTCGTTGGGCACGAAGAACAAGAACCTCAAGCGCAACTCCGATGGTTCGCTCACGCTCTACGTCAACAAGGCTTCTCCGGGCAAGGACAAGGAATCAAACTGGCTGCCGGCTCCAGGGGGTCATTTTTCTCTGTACATTCGCGCCTATTGGGGCCAAAAAGGCATCCTCGATGGATCATGGAAACCGCCCGTCATTCGAAAGGTGAAATAG
- a CDS encoding linear amide C-N hydrolase produces the protein MCLRIERIATSSRLSALLIVAAVAAVLSSLHYAEACTRAIYFGKEGQTVTGRSMDWVEDMHTNLWVFPRGMKRDGGLGKGSLQWTSKYGSVVASVYEGGSADGMNEKGFVANLLYLAESEYPAADDKRPGVCITAWAQYLLDNFATVSEAVAEVEKEAFRIVPVVAPNGAKGTVHMAISDPTGDSAIFEYVQGKLVIHHAREHQVMTNSPTYDKQLAINEYWKEFDGAVMLPGTVRAADRFARASYYINACQQSADAREAVAAVFSVMRNVSVPRGIRKQGAPNVSSTIWRTAADQKNRVYFYEDTNSPGALWVKLDKIDFQASAGVRKLTLAGKLDVVGDQTANFAPSEPFKFLAP, from the coding sequence ATGTGTCTAAGAATTGAGAGAATTGCCACGTCGAGTCGTCTTTCAGCGTTGCTGATCGTGGCTGCTGTGGCAGCGGTTTTGTCGAGTTTGCACTATGCGGAAGCCTGCACTCGCGCCATCTACTTCGGCAAGGAGGGGCAGACGGTTACCGGCCGGTCGATGGACTGGGTCGAGGATATGCACACCAATTTGTGGGTGTTCCCTCGTGGAATGAAACGCGATGGCGGCCTGGGGAAAGGGTCGCTGCAATGGACCAGCAAGTATGGCAGCGTCGTGGCCTCGGTTTACGAAGGCGGCAGCGCCGACGGCATGAACGAGAAAGGGTTCGTTGCGAACTTGTTGTACCTGGCTGAGTCCGAGTACCCCGCAGCCGATGACAAGCGGCCGGGTGTTTGTATCACCGCCTGGGCTCAGTACCTGCTCGACAACTTCGCGACGGTCTCGGAGGCGGTTGCTGAGGTCGAGAAAGAAGCATTCCGCATCGTTCCCGTCGTGGCACCGAACGGAGCGAAGGGAACCGTCCACATGGCCATATCCGACCCCACTGGTGACTCGGCCATCTTTGAGTATGTGCAAGGTAAGCTGGTTATTCACCACGCCCGGGAACACCAGGTCATGACGAACTCGCCAACCTACGACAAGCAACTCGCAATCAACGAATACTGGAAAGAGTTCGACGGAGCTGTGATGCTCCCGGGCACGGTCCGGGCTGCGGATCGCTTTGCACGGGCTTCGTATTACATCAACGCGTGCCAGCAGTCGGCGGATGCTCGTGAGGCAGTGGCCGCCGTGTTCAGTGTGATGCGAAACGTCAGCGTTCCTCGCGGTATTCGCAAGCAAGGAGCGCCCAACGTTTCATCAACGATTTGGCGAACGGCGGCCGACCAGAAGAACCGCGTCTACTTCTACGAAGACACTAACAGTCCGGGTGCCTTGTGGGTGAAGCTAGACAAAATTGACTTTCAAGCCAGTGCCGGCGTGCGTAAGTTGACTCTTGCCGGCAAGCTGGATGTCGTCGGGGATCAGACGGCGAATTTTGCGCCGAGCGAACCGTTCAAGTTTCTTGCACCGTAA
- a CDS encoding sigma-54-dependent Fis family transcriptional regulator: protein MANQHLSSGIVGDPKRLLLELASLHQFSELLPLAVQRLSEASSVALVRIWLTQPPLPNDCSACRLASECSNRERCLHLVASSGRSVTDTNANWQRLDGAFRRFPIGVRKVGQIAATGQSLEVANVEQDQVWVAAPDWIAAERITSFVGHPLIHRGEVLGVLGLFARERPGDSCFEWLRMIADHLAASIANARALEEINSLKKRLEQENEYLREEVQQAAMFGDLIGQAPALQAVTRQIELVAPTNAAVLILGESGTGKEVVAREIHRLSRRAQRPLIKVNCAAIPRELYESEFFGHAKGAFTGALRDRAGRFELADGGTLFLDEVGEIPLDMQAKLLRVLQEGEIERIGEERTRKIDVRIIAATNRNLRAESEAGRFRQDLFYRLSVFPMELPPLRKRVEDIPLLAEHFLNRFARQLGRPRPRLTLANVQELQRYDWPGNVRELQHSLERACIVAADGRLRFDLPTTAAKRQSELSESPSPQRILTDEELRSLEAANIQAALSKCHGKVYGANGAAALLGVKPTTLNSRIKSLGIKNA, encoded by the coding sequence ATGGCAAACCAACATCTAAGTTCCGGAATCGTCGGTGATCCCAAACGGCTCCTCCTCGAACTCGCGTCGCTCCACCAATTCTCAGAACTACTTCCGCTGGCGGTTCAGCGATTGTCGGAAGCGTCCTCGGTGGCGCTCGTTCGCATTTGGCTCACACAGCCGCCTCTGCCCAACGATTGTTCGGCCTGCCGTTTGGCGAGTGAGTGCTCAAACCGAGAACGCTGCTTACATCTGGTGGCAAGTTCCGGCAGATCGGTCACCGACACGAATGCGAATTGGCAACGACTCGATGGAGCATTTCGTCGTTTTCCCATCGGCGTGCGAAAGGTCGGGCAAATCGCTGCCACGGGACAGTCGCTCGAAGTCGCGAACGTGGAACAAGACCAAGTTTGGGTTGCCGCACCGGACTGGATCGCTGCCGAGCGCATCACATCGTTCGTCGGACATCCCTTAATCCACCGAGGGGAAGTGCTGGGCGTGCTTGGACTCTTCGCTCGCGAACGGCCAGGCGACTCGTGTTTCGAGTGGCTGCGAATGATTGCCGATCATCTCGCCGCTTCCATCGCCAATGCGCGCGCTTTGGAAGAGATCAACTCGCTGAAGAAGCGGCTCGAACAGGAGAATGAGTATCTTCGCGAGGAAGTGCAGCAGGCGGCAATGTTTGGCGACTTGATCGGACAGGCGCCGGCGCTACAAGCGGTGACTCGTCAGATCGAACTCGTCGCGCCCACCAATGCCGCTGTCTTGATCCTCGGGGAGAGTGGCACGGGAAAAGAAGTCGTCGCCCGTGAGATTCACCGTCTTAGCCGTCGAGCCCAACGACCTTTGATCAAAGTCAATTGCGCGGCGATTCCACGAGAACTCTACGAAAGCGAATTCTTCGGACACGCCAAAGGTGCGTTCACCGGCGCGCTGCGGGATCGGGCCGGTCGGTTTGAACTGGCCGATGGCGGCACGTTGTTTCTGGATGAGGTCGGCGAGATACCGCTAGACATGCAGGCCAAGTTGTTGCGAGTTCTACAGGAAGGGGAGATTGAGCGAATCGGGGAGGAACGAACTCGCAAGATCGACGTTCGCATCATCGCCGCGACCAATCGCAATCTGCGAGCCGAATCTGAGGCGGGTCGCTTTCGACAGGATCTATTCTATCGACTGAGCGTGTTCCCAATGGAACTGCCGCCGCTGCGAAAGCGAGTGGAAGACATCCCATTGCTCGCGGAGCACTTTCTCAATCGGTTTGCTCGTCAATTGGGACGCCCTCGCCCACGACTGACGCTGGCGAATGTCCAGGAGCTTCAGCGCTACGACTGGCCCGGAAACGTGCGCGAACTGCAACACTCATTGGAAAGGGCATGTATCGTTGCCGCTGACGGTCGCTTGCGATTTGATTTACCGACGACTGCCGCAAAGCGGCAATCTGAGCTTTCAGAATCTCCTTCGCCTCAACGCATTCTGACCGACGAGGAACTGCGATCGCTTGAAGCCGCGAACATCCAAGCCGCGCTGTCGAAATGTCACGGCAAGGTCTACGGAGCCAATGGGGCAGCGGCGCTGCTGGGAGTCAAACCGACAACACTCAACTCCCGAATCAAGTCCCTCGGTATCAAGAATGCATGA
- a CDS encoding carboxymuconolactone decarboxylase family protein — protein MSRIHQIVPESATGKAKELLDAVKGKLGLVPNMTRAMANAPAVLEGYLSLSGALGKGALSAKDRERIALAVGQANGCEYCLAAHSTIGKMVGLTADQILDSRRGTSVESKSAAIVQFARQVLDKQGRLSDADLADARIAGLDDAAIAEVVGNVALNIFTNYFNHVAATDIDFPKAEPIVDHHEVCATIPGCDETR, from the coding sequence ATGTCACGAATTCACCAGATCGTCCCTGAATCAGCTACCGGAAAAGCCAAGGAGCTGCTCGATGCCGTGAAGGGCAAGCTGGGATTGGTTCCCAACATGACCCGCGCGATGGCCAACGCTCCAGCGGTCCTGGAAGGTTATCTCTCGCTCAGCGGCGCGCTGGGCAAAGGAGCGCTGTCGGCGAAAGATCGCGAGCGGATCGCACTCGCCGTGGGGCAAGCAAACGGCTGTGAGTATTGCCTCGCCGCACATTCGACAATCGGCAAGATGGTCGGACTCACCGCAGATCAGATTTTGGATAGCCGCCGTGGGACATCCGTCGAATCGAAGTCCGCGGCGATTGTCCAGTTCGCTCGGCAGGTGTTGGACAAACAGGGACGCTTGAGTGACGCGGACCTTGCGGACGCTCGCATCGCGGGTCTTGACGATGCAGCCATTGCCGAAGTCGTGGGCAATGTCGCGCTGAACATCTTCACCAACTACTTCAACCACGTTGCCGCGACGGACATTGATTTCCCGAAGGCCGAACCAATCGTCGATCACCATGAGGTTTGTGCAACGATCCCAGGTTGCGATGAAACTCGCTAA
- a CDS encoding alpha/beta fold hydrolase, with translation MNLFHNSVAVLTLTTIIAYGLPVKAAEPQSPTTQVLHRTIKVDNLDIFYREAGPKDGPTILLLHGFPTSSHMFRNLIPALAEKYRVVAPDYPGFGHSSAPSVNEFDYTFDNLANVIEKFTEKVGLKTYSIYLMDYGAPVGFRLAAKHPERVETLIVQNGNAYDEGIDNAFWKPIKAYWKDRSKDKGDGLRSLLTLDATKWQYTAGVRNVETISPDTWGHVQPLLDRPGNQEIQLAMFFSYGSNPPLYPKWQEYFRKHQPPTLIVWGKNDQIFPAAGAFPYKRDLKNLEFHLLDTGHFALEEDGAEIATLIRGFLGKQLTK, from the coding sequence ATGAACCTGTTCCACAACTCCGTCGCCGTGCTGACTCTTACCACGATCATTGCGTATGGCTTGCCTGTCAAAGCCGCTGAGCCGCAATCACCGACGACGCAAGTGTTGCACCGTACGATCAAGGTCGACAACCTGGATATCTTTTACCGAGAGGCCGGGCCCAAGGACGGCCCCACCATCCTGCTGCTGCATGGCTTCCCGACTTCTTCCCACATGTTCCGGAATCTGATTCCGGCGTTGGCGGAGAAGTATCGCGTCGTTGCCCCGGATTACCCTGGCTTCGGCCATAGTTCGGCTCCGTCGGTCAACGAATTCGACTATACCTTCGACAACCTGGCGAACGTGATCGAGAAGTTCACCGAGAAGGTCGGCCTGAAGACGTATTCGATCTACTTGATGGACTATGGCGCCCCCGTGGGGTTCCGTCTCGCTGCAAAGCACCCGGAGCGGGTCGAAACGCTGATCGTGCAGAACGGTAACGCCTACGACGAAGGAATCGACAACGCATTCTGGAAGCCGATCAAGGCGTACTGGAAGGACCGCAGCAAGGACAAGGGCGACGGCCTGCGTTCGCTTTTGACTCTCGATGCAACGAAGTGGCAGTACACCGCTGGTGTCCGCAATGTGGAAACGATTAGCCCGGACACCTGGGGACATGTGCAGCCCCTCTTGGATCGACCCGGCAATCAAGAGATTCAACTCGCTATGTTCTTCAGCTACGGCAGCAACCCGCCGCTCTATCCGAAGTGGCAGGAATACTTCCGCAAGCACCAGCCACCGACGTTAATCGTCTGGGGCAAGAACGACCAAATCTTCCCTGCCGCCGGTGCATTTCCTTACAAGCGTGACCTGAAGAACTTGGAGTTTCACCTACTTGATACCGGGCATTTTGCCCTCGAAGAAGACGGAGCGGAAATCGCCACGCTGATCCGTGGCTTCCTCGGCAAGCAACTCACCAAGTAG
- a CDS encoding carboxymuconolactone decarboxylase family protein, which produces MQRLISVNPQVATGRTKELLDTVQQAFGMIPNTARVMANSPAVLDSFLAFSTAMGGAGIGTKLHNQLKLTTSETNSCSYCTSILSAVAPSAGLTADDILAGRTGNSEDRRTKAALAFASDVLESRGKVSNQQLTAVRDHGFGDSEIVEIVASVVLGCFTNFLNNVADTDLDIPKAEPVEACATSTCGTEACSAH; this is translated from the coding sequence ATGCAACGCCTCATTTCCGTCAATCCTCAAGTCGCCACCGGCCGCACGAAGGAACTGCTCGACACGGTGCAGCAAGCCTTTGGCATGATCCCCAACACTGCCAGGGTCATGGCGAACTCGCCCGCGGTACTCGACAGCTTCCTTGCCTTTAGTACGGCAATGGGTGGAGCCGGAATCGGCACAAAGCTGCACAACCAATTGAAGCTCACGACCAGCGAAACGAATTCCTGTAGTTACTGCACGTCAATCCTGAGTGCCGTCGCTCCATCGGCGGGACTGACTGCCGACGACATTCTGGCAGGTCGCACCGGCAACTCCGAAGATCGCCGTACCAAGGCGGCGCTGGCGTTCGCAAGCGATGTGCTGGAAAGCCGGGGCAAGGTCAGTAACCAGCAACTCACAGCCGTTCGGGATCATGGTTTTGGCGATTCCGAAATTGTCGAGATCGTCGCCAGTGTGGTGCTGGGCTGTTTCACCAACTTTCTCAACAACGTGGCCGATACCGATCTCGATATTCCGAAAGCCGAACCAGTCGAAGCCTGCGCGACTTCGA